A region of Paralichthys olivaceus isolate ysfri-2021 chromosome 24, ASM2471397v2, whole genome shotgun sequence DNA encodes the following proteins:
- the LOC109639747 gene encoding homeobox protein engrailed-1-B-like, with protein sequence MEESKEPSSGRDSTEEESLSLSPNLPSPPLMLPHQAAQQAHRTTNFFIDNILRPDFGSRKEPGYRSQTPGRENVNPLAGARPPAHTGSLCLDSNCSSDSTSSSPCSSSSTSSSPSSKQNSSKQGEPAGTGTGRYADSPSSIVVVSGGNGASPAASKESQPLLWPAWVYCTRYSDRPSSGPRTRKLKKKKSSKEDKRPRTAFTAEQLQRLKTEFQANRYITEQRRQSLAQELNLNESQIKIWFQNKRAKIKKATGYKNGLAMQLMAQGLYNHSTTTVQEEKEESE encoded by the exons ATGGAAGAGTCGAAGGAGCCGAGCAGCGGCCGGGACTCCACCGAGGAGGAGAGCCTGTCCCTGTCGCCGAACCTCCCGTCCCCGCCGCTGATGCTCCCGCACCAGGCGGCCCAGCAGGCCCACAGAACCACCAACTTTTTCATCGACAACATCCTCCGGCCGGACTTCGGCAGCAGGAAGGAGCCGGGCTACCGCAGCCAGACGCCGGGCCGCGAGAACGTGAACCCGCTGGCCGGGGCGAGGCCGCCGGCGCACACCGGCAGCCTGTGCCTGGACTCGAACTGCAGCAGCGACAGCACCTCGTCGTCGCCGTGCTCCTCGTCCTCCACGTCCTCGTCGCCCTCGTCCAAGCAGAACTCGTCGAAGCAGGGCGAGCCGGCGGGCACCGGCACCGGGAGATACGCGGACAGCCCCTCGTCTATTGTGGTTGTGAGCGGCGGCAACGGAGCGTCTCCGGCCGCCAGTAAGGAGAGCCAGCCGCTGCTGTGGCCCGCCTGGGTTTACTGTACACGGTACTCGGACCGGCCCTCATCTG GCCCAAGGACACGgaaactgaaaaagaagaagagcagcaAGGAGGACAAGCGGCCCAGGACAGCGTTCACGGccgagcagctgcagagactgAAAACCGAGTTCCAGGCCAACCGCTACATAACGGAGCAGCGGAGACAGTCTCTGGCCCAGGAACTCAACCTGAACGAGTCTCAAATTAAAATCTGGTTCCAGAATAAGAGGGCCAAGATTAAAAAGGCCACCGGCTACAAGAACGGCCTGGCCATGCAGCTCATGGCCCAAGGACTTTACAACCATTCGACGACCACcgtgcaggaggagaaggaggagagtgaATGA